In the genome of Populus trichocarpa isolate Nisqually-1 chromosome 6, P.trichocarpa_v4.1, whole genome shotgun sequence, one region contains:
- the LOC7479620 gene encoding heavy metal-associated isoprenylated plant protein 45 produces the protein MFQWRFGRSKLSNALSTVELLVHMDCEGCEKRIRRAISKIDGVDSLEIDMDKQKVTVKGYVDQRKVLKVVRRTGRRAEFWPFPYDSEYYPYASQYLDETTYMTSYNYYRHGFNESVHGYFPDQAYCTVPDDTVHLFSDDNVHAYCSIM, from the exons ATGTTTCAATGGCGATTTGGGAGGTCAAAATTATCCAACGCCTTGTCT ACTGTGGAGCTCTTGGTACATATGGATTGTGAAGGATGTGAAAAGAGAATACGAAGAGCAATCTCGAAAATTGATG GTGTTGATAGCTTGGAAATAGACATGGACAAGCAAAAGGTGACTGTAAAAGGGTATGTCGACCAGAGAAAGGTCCTGAAGGTAGTGAGAAGAACAGGAAGAAGAGCAGAGTTTTGGCCATTTCCATATGACAGTGAATATTATCCATATGCATCCCAATACTTGGATGAAACTACGTACATGACATCGTATAATTATTACAGACATGGGTTCAATGAAAGTGTTCATGGATACTTCCCAGACCAAGCTTACTGCACCGTCCCTGATGATACAGTCCATCTTTTCAGTGATGACAATGTCCATGCATATTGTAGTATTATGTAA
- the LOC7479621 gene encoding protein PLANT CADMIUM RESISTANCE 10 — protein sequence MKGESSYVPPRYIPLDQSDLETESVPRNEERSGAASVVGDGPAQWSSGICACCDDMQSCCIGLFCPCYLFGKNAEFLGSGTLIGSCATHFILWALVNTVCCCMTDGILLGLPGCFVACYACGYRRVLREKYNLQEAPCGDLVTHFFCHLCANCQEYREIRERSGDSNSPDLKLAVVTAPPVQTMESGNTE from the exons ATGAAGGGTGAAAGCAGTTATGTGCCGCCGCGGTATATTCCGTTGGACCAATCGGATTTGGAAACGGAGAGTGTTCCACGAAATGAAGAGCGTTCTGGAGCTGCTAGTGTTGTAGGTGATGGACCGGCGCAATGGTCGTCTGGGATCTGTGCTTGTTGCGATGATATGCAGAGCT GTTGTATTGGTCTTTTTTGTCCTTGCTATTTGTTTGGTAAGAATGCAGAATTTTTGGGTTCTGGGACTTTGATAGGATCGTGCGCAACCCATTTTATTTTGTGGGCTCTTGTCAACACCGTCTGCTGCTGTATGACTGATGGCATTTTGTTGGGGTTACCTGGATGCTTTGTTGCATGCTATGCTTGTGGTTACCGCAGGGTGCTTAGGGAAAAGTATAATTTGCAG GAAGCGCCATGTGGTGACTTAGTGACACACTTTTTCTGCCATCTGTGTGCTAATTGCCAAGAATACAGGGAGATCCGTGAAAGGTCTGGTGACTCCAATTCCCCTGATCTTAAACTGGCGGTGGTCACAGCTCCACCAGTCCAGACAATGGAATCAGGTAATACAGAGTAA
- the LOC18099785 gene encoding uncharacterized protein LOC18099785, whose product MDFFKSTMPICPQHCSRWARVYMEYCLCNMKDGVSLTLGMISVLSWGVAEIPQIVTNYKEKSTEGLSLAFLLTWIIGDLFNVFGCMLEPATLPTQYYMAVLYTMTSTLLTAQTVYYGHIYHRLKSNRRRLKGPVSSHSEEAGRVKQGNSDAGAQVNSADKQRNEPAAPEGTNGLSSPIPFPTLPQKSSPERDLYYASARSLSSSHTPTVGSFLAQRTTPPSFSIRNSIEEPLLGEDVATQSAPNLNTKTMLCVVSVVTFLGTLNLHHSANSRLDRVFENKNQGIFIQVGRKILQTSSIMSHENDIDGNVIGTFLGWSMAAIYMGGRLPQICLNIKRGKVEGLNPLMFVFALVGNITYVASILVDSLAWSKIRANLPWLVDAGGCVLLDTCILLQFVYFRYRRRQVVEDKLQSSNGA is encoded by the exons AtggattttttcaaaagcaccaTGCCCATTTGCCCTCAGCATTGTTCACGATGGGCTAGAGTTTACATGGAGTATTGTCTTTGCAATATGAAAGATGGGGTTTCATTAACTTTAGGTATGATTAGTGTTTTGAGTTGGGGTGTTGCTGAGATACCTCAAATCGTTACAAACTATAAGGAGAAATCCACTGAAGGACTTTCCCTTGCTTTCTTGTTGACATGGATTATTGG ggatcttttcaatgtttttggCTGCATGTTGGAACCAGCTACT CTTCCAACACAGTACTACATGGCGGTG TTGTATACAATGACCAGCACACTTCTTACTGCACAA aCTGTTTACTATGGTCACATCTATCATCGACTGAAAAGCAATAGACGACGCCTCAAG GGCCCTGTCTCCAGTCATTCTGAAGAGGCTGGAagagttaaacaaggaaatagTGATGCTGGTGCACAAGTCAACAGTGCTGATAAACAGAGAAATGAACCTGCAGCTCCTGAAGGAACAAATGGTTTGAGTTCACCAATTCCTTTTCCAACACTTCCTCAAAAAAGTTCCCCTGAAAGAGATCTATACTACGC gTCAGCAAGATCTCTTTCAAGCAGCCATACTCCCACAGTAGGATCCTTTTTAGCACAAAGAACGACTCCTCCATCGTTTTCGATTAGGAATTCAATTGAAGAGCCATTGCTTGGTGAAGATGTAGCCACACAATCTGCACCGAATTTGAACACCAAAACCATGCTATGTGTG gtaTCTGTAGTCACATTCCTTGGAACACTTAATCTTCACCATTCAGCAAACAGCAGGCTTGACAGggtgtttgaaaataaaaatcaaggaaTTTTCATTCAAGTAGGAAGAAAGATTTTGCAG ACAAGTAGCATAATGTCACATGAAAACGATATTGATGGAAATGTAATTGGAACGTTCCTTGGTTGGTCGATGGCAGCTATTTACATGGGTGGACGGCTTCCTCAAATCTGCCTAAAT ATCAAGAGGGGCAAGGTTGAG GGGCTTAATCCATTAATGTTCGTCTTTGCTTTGGTTGGAAATATCACATATGTAGCAAG CATACTAGTCGATAGCTTGGCATGGTCAAAGATCAGAGCAAACCTACCATGGCTGGTGGACGCAGGAGGTTGTGTGCTGCTTGACACTTGT ATACTGCTTCAATTCGTCTACTTTCGCTACCGGAGGCGCCAAGTAGTGGAGGACAAGCTACAAAGCTCCAATGGAGCTTAG
- the LOC7495652 gene encoding uncharacterized protein LOC7495652, with translation MATILKFLPISSSLSILPSSYVLSSIHSKSSINFSSLSKRAHHPLVSSIFKQDTTRKYSTSFRISYRYYSVEDDGEENCSFEEAAALFNKREYYKCHDVLEALWIKAEEPTRTLFHGILQCAVGFHHLFNQNHKGAMMELGEGLCKLKRMDFESGPFHQFEQEISAALDFIYLTQIELAACGDDLCLAMYQSERSYQLLGAYAAGQHLYRLQNNPNDGTYIVFRPQISSYSGEPQKVKLPTLNAADEHLIAYEFK, from the exons ATGGCAACAATTCTCAAGTTTCTCCCCATCTCATCATCATTATCCATTTTACCAAGTTCCTATGTCCTTTCATCGATCCACAGCAAATCATCAATCAACTTTTCATCTTTGTCTAAGAGAGCTCATCATCCTCTAGTCTCTTCGATATTTAAACAAGACACTACTAGAAAATATTCCACTTCCTTTCGCATATCTTATAGATATTACAGCGTGGAAGATGATGGTGAGGAGAATTGTAGCTTTGAAGAAGCAGCTGCCCTTTTCAACAAGAGGGAATACTACAAGTGCCATGATGTTCTTGAAGCTTTGTGGATTAAAGCAGAAGAGCCCACTAGGACTCTTTTCCATGGGATTCTTCAGTGTGCTGTTGGATTCCATCACCTCTTCAACCag AATCATAAAGGAGCAATGATGGAGTTGGGAGAGGGACTGTGTAAGCTGAAAAGGATGGATTTTGAGAGTGGACCTTTTCATCAGTTTGAGCAGGAGATTTCTGCAGCCCTTGATTTTATTTACCTCACTCAGATTGAGCTAGCTGCTT GTGGAGATGATCTATGTTTGGCAATGTATCAATCAGAGAGATCATACCAACTTCTTGGAGCCTATGCTGCTGGGCAACATTTGTACAGGCTGCAAAACAACCCTAATGATGGTACATACATAGTTTTCCGTCCTCAGATCAGTTCTTATTCTGGTGAGCCACAAAAAGTAAAGCTTCCAACCCTTAATGCAGCAGACGAACATCTTATAGCCTACGAATTTAAGTGA
- the LOC7479622 gene encoding small ribosomal subunit biogenesis GTPase RsgA 1, mitochondrial: MQIPSSLSLFRHRTPTFFRHHPLLITASRHHQNQPNVSRKQPPSKNLLKAKKNLTSKKDFSNLSPILSPDHTPTNLSDSQAIGTVAASQANFMRVIVTAEPEKIEDSSSSSSKVGTELLCVVRAVLKKIKRRVLVGDKVVVGSIDWVDRRGMIENVFQRSSDILDPPVANVDRLLVLFSVEQPQLESFVLTRFLIEAESTGIPITLALNKAELVDQQVLSDWDTRLRSWGYEPLFCSVDSKMGLDSLASVLRDQTTVIVGPSGVGKSSLINALRNKPNSQVEVDNWFDPIMGSKWFEDQRVGKVSTRSGRGKHTTRNVSLLPLGGGGYLADTPGFSQPSLLKVTKQSLAQYFPEIRKMLGDNEQAKCAFNDCLHVGEPGCIVKGDWERYPLYFQLLDEIRIREEFQLRTFGTKREDDVRYKVGDMGVKQAEPRLEPKKHRRQSRKRINQSILDELNELDDDEDLLDDENDPILRALKNENL, from the exons ATGCAAATCCCTTCTTCACTATCCCTCTTCCGCCATCGCACTCCCACCTTCTTCCGCCACCACCCTCTCCTTATCACCGCATCCAGACACCACCAAAACCAACCCAATGTCTCCCGCAAACAACCACCAAGCAAAAACCTCctcaaagccaaaaaaaacctaacttcCAAAAAAGACTTCTCCAATCTCTCTCCGATCCTCTCCCCTGACCACACCCCTACCAACCTCTCCGATTCTCAAGCCATCGGCACCGTCGCCGCTTCCCAAGCGAACTTCATGCGCGTGATTGTCACCGCCGAACCTGAGAAGATAGAAGAttctagtagtagtagtagtaaagTTGGAACTGAATTGCTATGCGTGGTTCGGGCGGTGTTGAAGAAGATAAAACGGAGAGTCTTGGTTGGTGATAAGGTGGTGGTTGGGTCAATTGATTGGGTAGATAGGAGAGGAATGATTGAGAATGTTTTTCAACGGAGTTCGGATATTTTAGACCCGCCGGTAGCGAATGTGGATCGGTTGTTGGTTCTTTTTTCGGTTGAGCAACCACAGTTGGAATCATTTGTGTTGACTAGGTTTTTGATTGAGGCCGAATCTACTGGGATTCCGATTACTCTCGCGTTGAATAAAGCAGAACTTGTTGATCAACAG GTGTTGAGTGATTGGGATACTAGATTGAGAAGTTGGGGTTATGAGCCTCTCTTTTGTAGTGTTGATTCGAAAATGGGGCTTGATAGTTTGGCTTCTGTTTTGAGAGATCAAACGACAGTGATTGTGGGTCCAAGTGGAGTTGGGAAATCTAGCTTGATTAATGCTTTGAGGAATAAACCCAATTCCCAAGTTGAAGTAGATAATTGGTTTGACCCT ATAATGGGTAGCAAGTGGTTTGAAGATCAGCGCGTCGGTAAAGTTTCAACGAGAAGTGGTAGAGGGAAGCACACTACACGTAACGTCTCTTTGCTTCCACTTGGTGGAGGTGGTTATCTCGCTGATACTCCTGGGTTTAGCCAACCTAGTTTGTTGAAAGTAACAAAGCAATCTCTTGCCCAGTATTTTCCGGAG ATAAGGAAAATGCTTGGTGACAATGAACAGGCTAAATGTGCATTCAATGATTGCTTGCATGTTGGCGAACCTGGGTGCATAGTAAAAGGGGATTGGGAAAGGTATCCCTTGTATTTCCAGCTTCTTGATGAGATCAGAATCAGGGAAGAATTTCAGTTAAGGACATTTGGAACCAAGAGGGAAGATGACGTAag GTACAAGGTTGGAGACATGGGTGTCAAGCAAGCAGAGCCACGTTTGGAGCCCAAGAAGCATAGAAGACAGTCTCGCAAAAGGATTAACCAATCAATACTAGATGAGTTGAATGAACTTGATGATGACGAAGATTTGTTGGATGATGAAAACGATCCTATCTTGAGGGCACTCAAGAATGAAAATCTTTAG
- the LOC7479623 gene encoding peroxisomal 2,4-dienoyl-CoA reductase [(3E)-enoyl-CoA-producing], which yields MESPFKANILKGKVALITGGGSGIGFEISTQFGKHGASVAIMGRRKQVVDSAVANLQSLGISAAGFEGDVRKQEDAKRVLESAFKHFGKIDILVNGAAGNFLVSPEDLSPNGFRTVLDIDAVGTFTMCHEALPYLKKGGLGQSLSGGGIILNISATLHYTAAWYQINVAAAKAAVDAIGRNLALEWGTDYDIRVNGIAPGPISGTPGMSKLVPEEINSKAKDFMPLYKLGEKWDIAMAALYLASDAGKYINGTTLIVDGGLWLSRPRHLPKDEVKQVSRAVEKKSRNAPAGVPSSKL from the exons ATGGAATCACCATTTAAAGCAAATATCCTGAAAGGAAAGGTAGCTTTGATAACAGGAGGTGGATCAGGAATTGGGTTTGAAATATCAACACAATTTGGTAAACATGGTGCCTCTGTTGCCATCATGGGTAGGCGCAAGCAAGTTGTTGATTCTGCTGTTGCTAATCTGCAATCACTTGGGATTTCT GCTGCTGGATTTGAGGGGGATGTTCGCAAGCAGGAAGATGCAAAAAGAGTTCTTGAATCAGCATTTAAACATTTTGGCAAGATTGATATTCTGGTGAATGGTGCAGCTGGCAACTTTCTTGTATCTCCTGAGGATTTGTCTCCTAATGGATTTCGAACAG TTTTGGATATTGATGCTGTTGGCACCTTCACAATGTGCCATGAAGCACTTCCTTATCTCAAGAAAGGAGGGCTTGGACAAAGCTTATCTGGAGGtggaataattttaaatataagtgCTACCTTACACTATACAGCAGCTTGGTATCAAATAAACGTAGCTGCAGCGAAG GCAGCTGTTGACGCCATAGGTAGAAACTTGGCACTGGAGTGGGGTACTGACTATGATATTAGGGTGAATGGGATCGCTCCGGGCCCCATTAGTGGCACTCCTGGCATGAGTAAGCTTGTTCCGGAAGAGATAAATAGCAAAGCTAAAGATTTCATGCCTCTGTATAAACTAGGAGAGAAATGGGACATTGCTATGGCCGCTCTCTACCTTGCTTCTGATGCTG gtaaatacaTCAATGGAACCACTCTCATTGTTGACGGGGGACTTTGGCTGAGCCGTCCTCGCCACCTTCCAAAAGATGAAGTCAAGCAGGTTTCCCGAGCTGTCGAAAAGAAATCCCGAAATGCACCAGCTGGGGTTCCATCTAGCAAGctctag
- the LOC7479624 gene encoding UBP1-associated protein 2B, producing MARKRKLDSKSTETAEEPPKKQQQQEEPPKEEPQEEEVEVEEEEEEEYEEVEEEEEDNEDDPDGETNQNAQISAVENLNDDDDEDEEPIEKLLEPFGKDQLINLLREAADGHRDVADKIRQVADQDPVHRKIFVHGLGWDTNAEALINAFKPYGEIEDCKAVCDKVTGKSKGYGFILFKKRSGARNALKEPQKKIGNRMAACQLASTGPVPQSSAGPSGPIAAAAQTQQPVSEYTLRKIYVSNVGANLDPQKLMSFFSEFGEIEEGPLGLDKATGKPKGFCLFVYKTVESAKKALEEPHKSFEGHILHCQKAVDGPKHAKSQKPPQQHHNMQSSHYQRNDGGGYVASGGRGGHLMAPAAAGAGIGFNQSAAAPALNPALGQALTALLATQGAGLGGLTNLLGTLGSAAAVTQGGVPSAAHGMQGAYGNQASISPGVIGAYANQGAMQGGYPNQQMGQGGSGRGQHGQYTPYMGH from the coding sequence ATGGCTAGAAAACGAAAGCTCGACTCCAAATCCACCGAAACAGCAGAAGAACCGCCGAAGAAACAACAGCAACAAGAAGAACCACCAAAGGAAGAAcctcaagaagaagaagtagaagtagaagaggaggaagaagaagaatatgaaGAAgtggaagaggaggaagaagataaTGAAGATGATCCAGATGGAGAAACCAATCAAAACGCTCAGATCTCAGCTGTTGAGAATCTAAACGACGACGATGACGAAGACGAGGAGCCGATTGAGAAACTTCTTGAACCGTTTGGAAAAGACCAGTTGATTAATTTACTTCGTGAAGCAGCGGATGGTCACCGAGATGTTGCAGATAAAATCCGGCAAGTAGCTGACCAAGATCCGGTGCACCGGAAGATTTTTGTTCATGGGCTTGGTTGGGATACGAATGCTGAGGCTTTGATCAATGCGTTTAAGCCTTATGGTGAGATTGAGGACTGTAAAGCTGTGTGCGATAAGGTTACGGGGAAATCGAAGGGTTAtgggtttattttgtttaagaaaaggAGTGGGGCGCGGAATGCGTTGAAGGAGCCGCAGAAGAAGATAGGGAATAGGATGGCAGCTTGTCAATTGGCTTCTACTGGTCCGGTTCCACAGTCCAGTGCTGGACCCTCTGGGCCGATCGCTGCTGCTGCGCAAACACAGCAGCCGGTTTCGGAGTATACGCTGAGGAAGATTTATGTGAGTAATGTGGGAGCAAATTTGGATCCTCAGAAGCTGATGAGTTTCTTTTCGGAGTTTGGAGAGATTGAAGAAGGACCATTAGGGCTTGATAAAGCGACTGGGAAACCGAaagggttttgtttgtttgtttataagACAGTTGAGAGTGCTAAGAAAGCGTTAGAAGAGCCACATAAGAGTTTTGAAGGGCACATTTTGCATTGTCAGAAAGCTGTTGATGGGCCAAAACATGCGAAATCGCAGAAACCACCACAGCAACATCATAATATGCAAAGCTCGCATTACCAGAGGAATGATGGAGGTGGGTATGTTGCTAGTGGGGGTCGTGGTGGTCATTTAATGGCCCCGGCTGCTGCTGGTGCTGGGATCGGGTTTAATCAGAGTGCTGCTGCTCCTGCTTTGAACCCTGCACTTGGACAGGCGCTGACCGCATTGCTTGCCACTCAGGGTGCTGGACTGGGAGGGCTCACTAATTTGCTTGGGACTTTGGGGTCTGCCGCGGCTGTGACCCAGGGTGGTGTACCTAGTGCAGCTCATGGAATGCAGGGTGCCTATGGGAACCAGGCGAGCATAAGTCCTGGAGTGATAGGAGCTTATGCGAATCAGGGAGCTATGCAGGGTGGATATCCAAATCAGCAGATGGGACAGGGTGGTTCTGGGAGAGGACAACATGGGCAATATACCCCTTATATGGGTCACTAG
- the LOC7495654 gene encoding ABSCISIC ACID-INSENSITIVE 5-like protein 2 isoform X2 — protein sequence MGSQGGSFEEENPESLMGQGSLCSLTLDEVQNQLGNLGKPLGSMNLDDLLKSVDNVGAWSAPMNRQGSLTLSRDLSKKTVEEVWRDIQQLDKKDDDNPGRNAPFGEMTLEDFLVKAGVVTESTPVQQQESNQWMQFQLPSVQQPVYQNNMMTVVDAAYPDSQMNISPSSLMGTLSDTQTPGRKRVAPGDVVEKTVERKQKRMIKNRESAARSRARRQAYTHELEIKVSHLEEENERLRKQEAEKVLPCAPPPEPKSQLRRTSSAPL from the exons ATGGGGTCTCAAGGTGGCtcatttgaagaagaaaatccaGAGTCTCTGATGGGGCAAGGCTCATTGTGCAGCCTGACACTTGATGAGGTTCAGAACCAGTTGGGGAACTTGGGGAAACCATTGGGGAGCATGAATCTTGATGATCTTCTCAAGAGCGTAGACAATGTGGGTGCTTGGTCTGCACCTATGAATCGACAAGGGAGCCTAACATTGTCAAGGGATCTGAGCAAGAAGACTGTTGAGGAGGTATGGAGAGATATACAGCAGCTGGATAAGAAAGATGATGATAATCCAGGGAGGAATGCTCCTTTCGGTGAGATGACTCTTGAGGACTTCTTGGTTAAGGCAGGGGTGGTTACGGAGTCGACTCCGGTACAACAACAGGAAAGTAATCAATGGATGCAATTCCAGCTTCCTTCAGTGCAGCAGCCAGTGTATCAAAATAACATGATGACAGTTGTGGATGCAGCATATCCTGATTCCCAAATGAACATATCCCCATCTTCTTTGATGGGGACTTTGTCGGACACGCAGACTCCTGGGCGGAAAAGGGTTGCTCCAGGAGATGTGGTTGAGAAGACCGTTGAAAGGAAGCAGAAGAGGATGATTAAGAACCGGGAATCCGCAGCTCGTTCACGTGCAAGGAGGCAG GCTTATACACACGAGCTGGAGATTAAGGTCTCTCATCTAGAAGAGGAGAATGAAAGACTTAGAAAACAGGAG
- the LOC7495654 gene encoding ABSCISIC ACID-INSENSITIVE 5-like protein 2 isoform X1, with translation MGSQGGSFEEENPESLMGQGSLCSLTLDEVQNQLGNLGKPLGSMNLDDLLKSVDNVGAWSAPMNRQGSLTLSRDLSKKTVEEVWRDIQQLDKKDDDNPGRNAPFGEMTLEDFLVKAGVVTESTPVQQQESNQWMQFQLPSVQQPVYQNNMMTVVDAAYPDSQMNISPSSLMGTLSDTQTPGRKRVAPGDVVEKTVERKQKRMIKNRESAARSRARRQAYTHELEIKVSHLEEENERLRKQEKAEKVLPCAPPPEPKSQLRRTSSAPL, from the exons ATGGGGTCTCAAGGTGGCtcatttgaagaagaaaatccaGAGTCTCTGATGGGGCAAGGCTCATTGTGCAGCCTGACACTTGATGAGGTTCAGAACCAGTTGGGGAACTTGGGGAAACCATTGGGGAGCATGAATCTTGATGATCTTCTCAAGAGCGTAGACAATGTGGGTGCTTGGTCTGCACCTATGAATCGACAAGGGAGCCTAACATTGTCAAGGGATCTGAGCAAGAAGACTGTTGAGGAGGTATGGAGAGATATACAGCAGCTGGATAAGAAAGATGATGATAATCCAGGGAGGAATGCTCCTTTCGGTGAGATGACTCTTGAGGACTTCTTGGTTAAGGCAGGGGTGGTTACGGAGTCGACTCCGGTACAACAACAGGAAAGTAATCAATGGATGCAATTCCAGCTTCCTTCAGTGCAGCAGCCAGTGTATCAAAATAACATGATGACAGTTGTGGATGCAGCATATCCTGATTCCCAAATGAACATATCCCCATCTTCTTTGATGGGGACTTTGTCGGACACGCAGACTCCTGGGCGGAAAAGGGTTGCTCCAGGAGATGTGGTTGAGAAGACCGTTGAAAGGAAGCAGAAGAGGATGATTAAGAACCGGGAATCCGCAGCTCGTTCACGTGCAAGGAGGCAG GCTTATACACACGAGCTGGAGATTAAGGTCTCTCATCTAGAAGAGGAGAATGAAAGACTTAGAAAACAGGAG A